A part of Prevotella melaninogenica genomic DNA contains:
- a CDS encoding IS1634 family transposase yields the protein MHANVQTRFNPATGDMAPYYRIKESYRDVQGHVHSLILLNIGFEPSLTAVQVRKIAYALTERFKNRSTPSLFKEHLDGLTPIEQAKADEWWSRMEKEGGIDRFNKEEQKSLRKYENYVDLETAKYTDARNVGAEWLCKQTIDKLQLEGFLRRNGWTENTIHTALSALIVRTVYAVSERSSYYYLRDNSAAGELYSGVPGWTPGINSLYKVTDKLYELKEQLERHLCNVTDDLFKIDNKLMLFDLTNFYFEGSKRNSNKAKFGRSKEKRSDCKLLVLALCINKEGFIRYSSILEGNTADPKSLPDMIDTLAKRKPSRTKDTLVVMDAGVATEENLELIKRKGYNYLCVSRTKMKDYTLSDDNRSVTVMDARRQKITLKEVKTEDDKDYYLEITSPSKAMTESSMNRVWRERFEMELQRINDGISKKGGTKTYEKVVERTERAIQKYPSIAKFYQISYIKDEKKPKQMLRIDWEIKDLSAMESGHGVYFLRSNVRTLDERMTWEYYNLIREIECMNRQLKNDLNLRPIYHQKDERSDAHLFFGLLAYWVVNTIRCQLKREGETCYWTEIVRRMSTQKLVTTKGKNPLGETIEMRQCSSPSKQAKQIYDKLNLKHSPYKKNKICRTQSP from the coding sequence ATGCACGCAAATGTACAGACACGATTCAACCCTGCAACAGGCGACATGGCTCCTTATTATCGCATCAAGGAGTCATATCGTGACGTGCAGGGTCATGTACATTCGCTAATTTTGTTGAACATCGGTTTTGAACCTTCACTTACTGCCGTACAGGTTCGAAAAATTGCATACGCACTTACCGAACGCTTCAAAAACAGAAGTACACCCTCGCTTTTCAAGGAACATCTTGACGGACTTACTCCTATTGAACAGGCAAAGGCTGACGAATGGTGGAGCCGTATGGAGAAAGAAGGTGGAATCGATAGGTTTAACAAGGAAGAGCAGAAGTCGCTGAGAAAATATGAGAACTACGTTGACCTTGAGACGGCAAAATATACTGACGCAAGGAATGTCGGTGCTGAGTGGCTCTGCAAGCAGACGATAGACAAGCTGCAATTAGAGGGTTTCCTGCGCAGAAATGGCTGGACGGAGAATACGATACACACGGCTTTGTCAGCATTGATAGTTCGCACAGTATATGCAGTTTCTGAACGTTCGTCTTATTATTATTTGCGCGATAACTCAGCTGCTGGTGAACTTTATAGTGGAGTTCCTGGCTGGACACCAGGAATCAATTCTCTGTATAAAGTCACTGACAAATTATATGAACTAAAGGAACAGTTAGAGCGTCATCTGTGCAACGTTACTGACGACCTCTTTAAGATAGACAACAAGTTGATGCTCTTCGACTTAACCAACTTCTATTTCGAGGGCAGCAAGCGTAACAGCAACAAGGCCAAGTTCGGCCGGTCAAAAGAAAAACGCTCTGACTGTAAGCTACTTGTACTTGCACTATGTATCAATAAAGAAGGTTTTATACGTTATTCTTCTATCTTGGAGGGTAATACAGCAGACCCCAAGTCTCTGCCCGATATGATTGACACGCTGGCAAAGAGGAAGCCATCACGGACAAAGGATACGCTCGTTGTCATGGATGCAGGTGTTGCCACGGAAGAGAACTTGGAGCTGATTAAAAGAAAAGGTTACAATTATCTCTGCGTATCTCGTACGAAAATGAAGGACTATACGCTCAGTGATGATAATAGGAGTGTTACGGTAATGGATGCCCGTCGGCAGAAGATAACGCTGAAAGAGGTTAAGACAGAGGATGACAAGGATTATTATCTCGAAATAACATCTCCTTCGAAAGCTATGACAGAGTCGTCCATGAACAGGGTCTGGAGAGAGCGTTTTGAGATGGAACTGCAGAGAATAAACGATGGAATCTCCAAGAAAGGTGGAACGAAAACCTATGAAAAGGTTGTTGAACGTACAGAACGTGCCATACAGAAGTACCCATCTATAGCGAAGTTCTATCAGATAAGCTACATAAAAGATGAGAAGAAACCCAAGCAGATGCTGCGCATAGACTGGGAGATAAAAGACCTCTCCGCAATGGAATCTGGTCACGGAGTATACTTCCTCCGCAGCAATGTCAGGACACTTGATGAGCGCATGACATGGGAATACTACAATCTCATTCGTGAGATAGAATGCATGAACAGGCAACTAAAGAATGACCTCAACCTCCGTCCTATCTATCATCAGAAAGATGAGAGAAGCGACGCACACCTCTTCTTCGGTTTATTAGCCTATTGGGTGGTAAACACCATCCGTTGTCAATTAAAACGAGAAGGAGAAACCTGTTACTGGACCGAGATTGTACGACGTATGAGCACCCAAAAGCTCGTCACAACAAAAGGGAAGAATCCATTAGGTGAAACTATCGAGATGCGCCAATGTAGTAGTCCTTCGAAGCAAGCAAAACAGATATACGATAAGTTGAACTTAAAACACTCACCATACAAAAAGAATAAAATTTGTAGGACACAGAGCCCATAA
- a CDS encoding ABC-F family ATP-binding cassette domain-containing protein → MAQIPYLDVQSLTKSFGAQVLFKDISFSIAEGQHVGLVAQNGTGKSTLLSILTGKEGYNSGSIIYRNDLRVGMLEQSPHFDPEESVLDACFNHEGNPERLLKAKQILTMLKLHDLDQPMGQLSGGQQKRVALANVLILEPDFLILDEPTNHLDLEMIEWLEGYLSRGNKTIFMVTHDRYFLDNVCNTILELDNNTIYTYRGNYSYYLEKRQERIDNTRAEIARANNLYRTELEWMRRMPQARGHKARYREEAFYELEAKAKQRIEERQVRLKSSSVYIGSKIFECQYVSKRFDDKTILNDFYYNFSRFEKMGIVGNNGTGKSTFIKMLLGEVTPDSGKFDIGETVRFGYFSQEGLKFRDDQKVIDIITDIAEYIDLGGGKHMTASQFLNYFLFSPEQQHNYVYKLSGGEKRKLYLCTVLMKNPNFLVLDEPTNDLDIQTLQILEEYLQDFPGCVIVVSHDRYFMDKVVDHLLVFKGEGEIQDFPGNYTQFRDFQKMKSKEEEQQKPTKSNSTTTNEAKKDYRNNLKRKMSFKEKREYEQLSDKIAQLEEEKQQLEEELCSGNLSVDELTEKSKRLPILKEELDELELRWLELSELA, encoded by the coding sequence ATGGCACAGATACCCTATCTTGATGTCCAAAGTCTGACAAAGAGTTTCGGAGCGCAGGTTCTTTTCAAGGATATTTCATTCTCTATCGCAGAAGGACAGCACGTCGGACTCGTTGCTCAAAACGGCACAGGAAAGTCTACCCTACTCTCTATCCTTACAGGGAAAGAGGGTTACAACAGTGGTTCTATCATCTATCGCAATGACTTGCGAGTGGGAATGTTAGAGCAAAGTCCTCATTTCGACCCAGAAGAAAGTGTCTTAGATGCTTGTTTCAACCATGAAGGAAACCCAGAGAGACTCTTAAAAGCAAAGCAGATTCTCACCATGTTGAAGCTCCACGACTTAGACCAACCAATGGGACAACTAAGTGGTGGACAGCAGAAGCGTGTTGCCTTGGCAAATGTTCTTATCTTAGAACCAGACTTCCTCATACTCGACGAACCTACCAATCACCTTGACTTAGAGATGATTGAATGGTTAGAAGGTTATCTTTCTCGTGGTAACAAAACGATCTTTATGGTAACACATGACCGTTATTTCCTTGACAACGTGTGTAATACCATCTTAGAATTAGACAACAATACAATATATACTTATCGTGGCAATTATTCTTATTACTTAGAGAAACGCCAAGAGAGAATAGACAATACACGCGCCGAGATTGCACGCGCAAACAACCTCTATCGTACAGAGTTAGAGTGGATGCGCCGCATGCCACAGGCTCGTGGGCACAAAGCACGCTATCGTGAAGAGGCTTTCTATGAGTTGGAAGCAAAGGCAAAGCAGCGAATTGAGGAACGTCAGGTGCGTTTGAAGTCGTCAAGCGTATATATTGGAAGTAAGATCTTCGAGTGTCAATATGTCTCAAAGAGATTTGATGACAAGACAATACTCAACGACTTTTACTATAACTTCTCACGTTTTGAGAAGATGGGTATTGTCGGAAACAATGGTACTGGTAAGTCTACCTTTATTAAGATGTTACTTGGAGAGGTTACGCCTGATAGTGGAAAGTTTGACATTGGTGAGACTGTTCGCTTCGGTTATTTCTCACAAGAAGGCTTAAAGTTCCGTGATGATCAAAAGGTTATTGACATTATCACAGACATAGCAGAGTATATCGACCTTGGTGGAGGAAAGCACATGACGGCCTCACAGTTCCTCAACTACTTCCTCTTCTCACCAGAACAACAGCACAACTATGTGTATAAGCTCTCTGGAGGAGAGAAAAGAAAGCTATATCTCTGTACGGTTTTAATGAAGAATCCAAACTTCTTAGTACTCGATGAGCCAACCAACGACTTGGATATTCAAACCTTACAGATTCTTGAAGAGTATCTACAAGACTTCCCGGGCTGCGTTATTGTGGTTTCACACGACCGATATTTTATGGATAAGGTTGTTGACCATCTTTTAGTATTTAAGGGCGAGGGTGAGATTCAAGACTTCCCGGGAAACTACACGCAATTCCGTGATTTCCAAAAGATGAAATCAAAGGAAGAAGAGCAGCAGAAGCCTACAAAGAGCAATAGCACTACGACAAACGAAGCTAAGAAGGATTATCGCAACAACTTAAAACGTAAGATGTCTTTCAAAGAGAAACGGGAATACGAACAGCTTTCAGACAAGATTGCACAATTAGAAGAAGAGAAACAACAACTCGAAGAAGAACTCTGCTCTGGTAATCTATCAGTAGATGAACTTACAGAAAAGAGTAAACGTCTACCAATCTTGAAAGAAGAATTAGACGAGTTAGAACTCCGTTGGCTGGAATTATCAGAACTGGCTTAA
- a CDS encoding DKNYY domain-containing protein — MEKMNFYRQLRLSCVVLMAFFTLSASAQSSRQVHPYSFNKKGVFYGHQPVIGIDYRTFIDLGYGYAKDRYNVYFEGQILPFVDPTTFRLKGSGNIYPGDYPVDPRDEYDPYYNEGYIVTSNAVLYNGRKISASARSFKDLGWGYGKDAFDVYYMGDKVDGASSSSFKVLKDGYAEDTFDTYYRGKIVR, encoded by the coding sequence ATGGAAAAGATGAACTTTTATCGCCAGCTTCGCCTAAGTTGCGTAGTTCTTATGGCATTCTTTACACTTAGTGCTTCAGCACAGTCTTCACGTCAAGTGCATCCTTACTCTTTCAACAAGAAAGGTGTGTTCTATGGTCATCAACCAGTTATCGGAATTGATTATCGTACTTTCATTGATCTTGGCTATGGGTATGCAAAAGATAGATATAACGTTTATTTTGAAGGTCAGATACTTCCATTTGTTGACCCTACAACATTCCGATTAAAGGGTTCAGGCAATATCTATCCGGGTGATTATCCTGTTGACCCTCGTGATGAATATGACCCTTATTATAATGAAGGTTACATCGTTACTTCTAACGCAGTCCTTTACAATGGCAGAAAGATTAGCGCCAGCGCAAGAAGCTTCAAGGACTTAGGATGGGGCTATGGAAAGGACGCTTTCGATGTCTATTATATGGGTGACAAGGTAGATGGCGCCAGCAGTTCCAGCTTCAAAGTACTCAAAGATGGATATGCAGAAGATACATTTGACACATATTATCGTGGAAAAATAGTAAGGTAA
- a CDS encoding DUF4421 domain-containing protein: MKLTFSDSLFLCLLLLMLGGTRMYALSTTAISDGIEANIDSAEILPVKQSTDSVRWMRRGEPTRLFKQKSNKSGNFFLRFNEIDTSYIEPQKYNFAFMLQNTNTYEVYRLSSSNEQSITFAPEATVRIGPYFGWRWIFLGYTLDIKHLDFWNKNNNPRQEYDLSLYSSMLGLDIYYRKTGNDYKIRQLYLGKDIDTEAIRGTDFGGLTSTIKGFNLYYIFNHRRFSYPAAFSQSTIQRRSAGSPLLGIGYTQHSLDVNWVELNKIIANRLGCQVTSNPIDSTLMFSEVKYTDVSISGGYAYNWVFARNWVLAGSLSLALAYKRSTGDVTHRSFSFSDFKFNNINVDGIGRFGVVWNNSKWYVGMSTILHAYNYRRSNFSTNNFFGSVNLYAGFNFGRRKEK; the protein is encoded by the coding sequence ATGAAGTTAACTTTCAGCGACTCCCTCTTTCTATGTCTTCTTCTATTAATGTTAGGAGGAACGAGGATGTATGCGCTTTCTACTACGGCAATATCAGATGGGATAGAAGCAAATATAGATAGTGCAGAAATACTTCCTGTAAAGCAATCAACAGACTCTGTGCGTTGGATGAGAAGAGGTGAGCCTACACGCTTGTTTAAACAAAAGTCTAACAAGAGCGGTAACTTCTTTCTACGTTTTAATGAGATAGATACTTCTTATATCGAACCTCAGAAGTATAACTTCGCTTTTATGCTTCAGAATACTAATACCTATGAGGTGTATCGTTTGAGCAGTTCAAATGAGCAAAGTATTACCTTTGCTCCTGAAGCTACGGTGCGTATAGGACCTTATTTTGGTTGGCGTTGGATATTCTTAGGTTATACACTGGACATAAAGCATTTAGATTTCTGGAACAAGAATAATAATCCTCGTCAAGAATATGATTTAAGTTTATACAGTTCAATGCTTGGACTTGATATTTATTATCGTAAGACAGGTAATGATTATAAAATCAGACAGTTATATCTTGGAAAGGATATAGACACTGAGGCAATACGTGGTACTGACTTTGGTGGATTGACTTCAACCATTAAGGGTTTCAATCTTTATTATATCTTCAATCATCGTCGATTCTCTTATCCTGCAGCTTTCAGTCAGAGTACGATACAACGTCGTTCAGCGGGTAGTCCATTGTTAGGCATTGGATATACGCAGCACAGCCTTGATGTCAATTGGGTAGAACTTAATAAGATTATCGCAAATCGTCTTGGCTGTCAGGTCACAAGTAATCCGATAGACAGTACGTTGATGTTCAGCGAAGTAAAATATACTGATGTTTCTATCAGTGGTGGCTATGCCTATAACTGGGTTTTTGCCCGAAACTGGGTGTTGGCAGGTTCGCTTTCCTTAGCATTAGCATATAAACGTAGTACGGGAGATGTTACTCATCGAAGTTTTTCTTTCAGTGATTTCAAGTTTAATAACATTAATGTTGATGGTATTGGACGCTTTGGTGTGGTATGGAACAATAGCAAATGGTATGTTGGTATGAGTACAATCCTTCATGCCTATAATTATCGTCGCAGTAATTTTTCAACTAACAACTTCTTTGGAAGTGTAAACCTTTATGCTGGTTTTAATTTTGGAAGAAGAAAGGAGAAATAG
- a CDS encoding N-acetylmuramoyl-L-alanine amidase-like domain-containing protein, producing the protein MTLKYSLVFSTLFAFSACGAKTEQKVKVQSAADTVVTSLQVTNAVPAVSSAEQTDTLPTYIDSYTKADSALVCQLLQEFVPQRLQLTNEQLIIKIARKFIGVPYVAHTLDNNEDEKLVINLHGLDCTTYVEAVTALTLCIKRGETRFSDYVRQLEQIRYRDGKLSYANRLHYFHWWQEDNERMGFVKEIDSPNPPFSAVQTLKINYMSLNARLYDMLKNNPERVAELKKLEDATNGTKLRYIPKSLLNNSKLLREVIRDGDILAIVTSKRELDTTHLGFAVWHKDGLHLMNASNLRKNGNKVVDPVETLYNYMMARPANLGIRVVRIQ; encoded by the coding sequence ATGACACTAAAATATTCTCTTGTTTTTTCAACTCTCTTTGCCTTCTCTGCTTGTGGAGCAAAGACTGAACAGAAAGTGAAGGTACAGTCTGCAGCGGATACTGTAGTAACATCACTGCAGGTGACGAACGCTGTTCCTGCAGTTTCTTCAGCTGAACAAACGGATACGCTACCAACATATATTGACAGTTATACAAAAGCTGACAGTGCTTTGGTCTGTCAGTTGTTGCAGGAGTTTGTTCCACAGCGACTGCAACTGACTAATGAACAACTCATTATTAAGATTGCACGAAAGTTTATTGGGGTACCTTACGTAGCCCATACTTTAGATAATAATGAAGATGAAAAACTGGTTATTAATCTCCATGGATTAGACTGCACCACATACGTTGAGGCTGTTACAGCCCTTACACTATGTATTAAGAGGGGTGAAACACGTTTCTCCGACTATGTTCGTCAGTTAGAACAAATACGCTATCGTGATGGTAAACTGAGTTATGCAAATCGTCTGCACTATTTCCATTGGTGGCAGGAAGATAACGAACGTATGGGTTTTGTTAAGGAAATAGATTCTCCGAATCCTCCTTTTTCTGCTGTTCAGACGTTGAAAATCAACTATATGAGTCTGAATGCAAGACTGTATGATATGTTGAAGAATAATCCTGAGCGTGTTGCAGAATTGAAGAAGTTAGAAGATGCAACCAATGGAACAAAGCTTCGCTATATCCCTAAGAGTCTGCTTAATAATAGCAAACTACTTCGGGAAGTCATCCGTGATGGTGACATCCTTGCGATTGTTACGAGTAAGCGAGAGTTAGATACGACTCATCTTGGCTTTGCTGTATGGCATAAGGATGGACTCCATCTGATGAATGCTTCTAATCTTAGGAAAAACGGTAATAAGGTTGTTGATCCAGTAGAGACACTCTATAATTATATGATGGCTCGTCCAGCTAACCTTGGTATACGTGTTGTGCGTATTCAATAG
- a CDS encoding GH92 family glycosyl hydrolase yields the protein MKRALSLVIFLLTLTFNSYAINVKNPVDYVNTLVGSASKSELSTGNTYPAIALPWGMNFWTPQTGKMGDGWTYTYGADKIRGLKQTHQPSPWINDYGQFSIMPVVGKKVFDEEGRASWFSHKAETATPYYYKVYLADYDVTAEISPTSRAAAMRITYPQTEEAYLVVDAFDKGSSVTIMPDKRTIIGYTTKNSGGVPANFKNYFILRFDHDFSFVGSIEDSKLSEGKTSTTCNHAMAIVGFHTKRGEQVNVQVASSFISGEQAQHNLKEVEGKSFDTVKTEGKKVWNNILGRIEVEDENIDHLRTFYSCLYRSVLFPRSFYELDEQGKPIHYSPYNGQVLPGYLFTDTGFWDTFRSLFPLLNLVYPSMNEKMQAGLVNAYKESGFLPEWASPGHRDCMVGNNSASVVADAYIKGLRGYDIETLWKAVVHSANAVHPTVSSTGRKGFDYYNRLGYIPYNVGINESVARTLEYAYDDWCIYQLGLKLGKSAKELKPFKLRAMNYQKVFDKETGLMRGRNEDGSFQSPFNPFKWGDAFTEGNSWHYTWSVFHDPAGLAQLMGGYDKFNAMLDSVFLLPPIFDDSYYGFTIHEIREMQIMNMGNYAHGNQPIQHMIYLYDYSGQPWKTQYWVREVMDRLYTPQPDGYCGDEDNGQTSAWYVFSALGFYPVCPGSTQYMIGTPYFHKVKVHLENGKTITIKADKNDAENRFIQRITMNGQPYPHYYLKHEQLLSGLAIDFTMGDKPVK from the coding sequence ATGAAAAGAGCCCTATCTCTTGTTATATTTCTGTTGACATTGACATTTAACAGTTATGCCATCAACGTAAAGAATCCTGTCGACTATGTGAACACATTAGTAGGCTCGGCATCAAAGTCAGAGCTATCGACAGGTAACACCTACCCTGCTATCGCCCTACCATGGGGCATGAACTTCTGGACACCACAGACAGGAAAGATGGGAGATGGCTGGACTTACACCTATGGAGCCGATAAGATTCGTGGACTCAAGCAGACACACCAACCCAGTCCGTGGATTAACGACTACGGACAGTTCTCTATCATGCCCGTTGTGGGGAAGAAAGTCTTTGATGAAGAGGGGCGTGCCAGCTGGTTTTCCCACAAAGCGGAGACGGCAACACCTTATTACTATAAGGTTTATTTAGCTGATTATGACGTTACAGCAGAGATTAGTCCTACCAGCCGAGCTGCTGCGATGCGCATCACTTATCCACAAACAGAAGAGGCTTATTTGGTTGTAGATGCTTTTGATAAGGGTTCTTCCGTGACCATCATGCCCGATAAGCGTACCATCATTGGGTATACAACAAAGAATAGCGGAGGTGTACCAGCAAACTTCAAAAACTACTTTATCCTTCGCTTTGACCATGACTTCTCTTTTGTTGGCAGTATTGAAGATAGTAAACTGTCAGAGGGAAAGACATCTACGACCTGCAATCATGCTATGGCTATTGTGGGATTTCACACCAAGCGAGGCGAACAAGTAAACGTACAGGTAGCCTCATCGTTCATCAGTGGTGAACAGGCACAACATAACCTCAAAGAAGTTGAAGGAAAATCGTTTGATACAGTAAAAACGGAAGGCAAGAAGGTATGGAATAACATATTAGGACGTATAGAGGTGGAAGATGAAAATATCGACCATCTTCGCACTTTTTACAGTTGTCTCTATCGCTCTGTACTATTTCCACGCTCGTTTTATGAGCTTGACGAACAGGGTAAGCCTATTCACTACAGCCCATACAATGGGCAAGTATTACCGGGTTATCTCTTTACAGACACCGGCTTTTGGGATACCTTCCGTTCGCTCTTCCCACTGCTCAACCTCGTCTATCCTTCAATGAATGAGAAGATGCAAGCAGGCTTAGTCAACGCCTATAAGGAGAGTGGCTTCCTTCCTGAATGGGCAAGTCCGGGGCATCGTGACTGTATGGTGGGCAACAACTCGGCTTCAGTCGTGGCAGATGCTTATATCAAAGGACTGCGTGGTTATGACATAGAAACACTTTGGAAAGCCGTTGTACATAGTGCAAATGCCGTACACCCAACTGTCAGTTCCACTGGCCGCAAGGGCTTTGACTATTACAACCGCTTAGGTTATATACCTTACAACGTGGGAATTAACGAGAGTGTTGCCCGCACTTTGGAGTATGCTTACGATGACTGGTGCATCTATCAGTTAGGGTTAAAACTCGGAAAGAGTGCTAAGGAGTTAAAACCTTTCAAACTCCGTGCAATGAACTATCAGAAGGTTTTTGATAAGGAAACGGGGTTGATGCGTGGGCGTAACGAGGATGGTAGCTTCCAGTCACCTTTTAATCCGTTCAAATGGGGCGATGCCTTCACAGAGGGAAACAGCTGGCATTACACATGGAGCGTGTTCCACGACCCAGCCGGACTGGCACAGCTGATGGGAGGATACGACAAATTCAATGCGATGTTGGATAGCGTTTTCCTGCTTCCTCCTATCTTTGACGATAGCTATTACGGCTTCACAATTCACGAGATACGTGAGATGCAAATCATGAACATGGGTAATTATGCACATGGAAACCAGCCTATCCAACACATGATTTACCTTTATGACTACAGTGGACAACCCTGGAAGACACAATATTGGGTGCGTGAGGTGATGGACCGACTCTATACTCCACAACCTGACGGCTACTGTGGCGACGAGGATAATGGTCAGACCTCTGCGTGGTATGTCTTCTCAGCACTCGGCTTCTACCCTGTTTGCCCTGGCAGTACGCAGTATATGATAGGAACCCCATACTTCCATAAGGTCAAGGTGCATCTGGAAAATGGAAAGACAATAACTATCAAGGCTGATAAGAATGATGCTGAAAATCGTTTTATTCAGCGTATAACCATGAACGGACAGCCTTATCCGCATTATTATCTTAAGCATGAACAATTGCTTTCTGGTCTAGCAATAGACTTCACGATGGGTGATAAACCTGTGAAATAG
- the yihA gene encoding ribosome biogenesis GTP-binding protein YihA/YsxC has protein sequence MIIKNSEFTISSPSLSKCPEDTKAEYAFIGRSNVGKSSLINMLCNHKGLAKTSSKPGKTLLINHFIINNEWYLVDLPGYGYAKSSKTVRNKLEQMIAQYILQRKQLVNVFVLIDIRHEQQKIDREFVDWLGESNVPFSIIFTKADKLSPAKAKSNALLWMKKLQDRWEELPPYFITSAESKTGRDEVLQYIDEINKTLE, from the coding sequence ATGATTATCAAGAATTCAGAATTCACTATATCTTCCCCTTCCTTATCAAAGTGTCCAGAAGATACAAAGGCTGAATATGCTTTTATTGGACGTTCAAATGTAGGAAAATCAAGCCTTATCAATATGCTTTGCAACCATAAGGGGTTGGCAAAGACCTCATCAAAACCGGGTAAGACACTACTTATCAATCACTTTATCATCAATAACGAGTGGTACTTAGTAGACCTTCCAGGCTATGGATATGCCAAAAGTTCAAAGACTGTAAGAAATAAGTTGGAGCAGATGATAGCCCAATATATCCTCCAACGCAAACAACTCGTGAACGTATTTGTCCTGATTGATATCCGTCATGAACAGCAGAAGATTGACCGGGAGTTCGTTGACTGGTTAGGTGAAAGCAATGTTCCTTTCTCTATTATCTTTACGAAAGCGGATAAACTTTCACCAGCAAAAGCGAAGTCAAACGCCCTGCTATGGATGAAGAAACTGCAAGACAGATGGGAAGAGCTCCCACCTTACTTTATTACCTCGGCTGAAAGCAAGACTGGTAGAGATGAGGTTCTACAGTATATCGACGAAATCAATAAGACTTTAGAATAG
- a CDS encoding beta-class carbonic anhydrase → MIDQILSYNKRFVAVQGYEPFITSGQPDMKLAIVSCMDTRLTRLLPNALGLRNGDAKIIKVAGGTILTPYDSVMRSLLVAIYELGCQEVMIIHHSNCGACHMNADHFLHLMRERGITDEAIQEAEQQVNLNKYLDGFHDTEASVRRTVNTVQQHPLVPKDIIIRGFIIDSRTGELTPVD, encoded by the coding sequence ATGATAGATCAGATACTTTCTTATAACAAAAGGTTCGTGGCTGTACAAGGCTACGAGCCTTTTATTACATCTGGACAACCTGATATGAAGTTAGCAATCGTGAGTTGTATGGACACTCGCCTAACAAGATTGCTACCGAATGCACTCGGCTTGAGAAACGGAGATGCAAAGATTATCAAGGTTGCAGGCGGAACCATTCTTACGCCATACGACTCTGTAATGCGTTCCCTTCTTGTGGCTATCTATGAGTTAGGTTGTCAGGAGGTTATGATTATCCATCACTCTAACTGTGGTGCTTGCCACATGAATGCAGACCACTTCCTCCATTTGATGCGTGAACGTGGAATCACAGACGAAGCAATCCAAGAAGCTGAACAGCAAGTTAATCTTAACAAATATCTGGACGGTTTTCATGATACAGAGGCAAGTGTTCGCCGTACGGTGAACACTGTTCAGCAGCATCCACTCGTACCAAAAGATATCATCATACGTGGCTTTATCATCGACTCACGTACAGGTGAGCTAACACCTGTCGATTAA
- a CDS encoding Gfo/Idh/MocA family protein, giving the protein MKQINWGFIGCGEVTEKKSGPAFNEVMGSHVVAVFSRSELKARSYAERQGIRKWYTDAQALVDDPDVNAIYIATPPSAHATFAIMAMRAGKPCYIEKPLAASYEDCVRINRVSEQTGVPCFVAYYRRYLPYFKKVKEIVDNGEIGKILTVQVRFAVPPRDLDYEQNVQLPWRLQSHISGGGYFYDLAPHQLDLLQNMFGVIVKAHGYTANRAGLYNLEDTVNAVFRFENGLTGSGAWCFAAHESAREDRIEIFGSKGRLSFSVYTYAPIHLCTSEGERDIDVANPAYVQLPIIKSVIEDMQGYGACDCTSISATPTNWVMDRILGKI; this is encoded by the coding sequence ATGAAACAAATCAACTGGGGATTTATTGGCTGTGGTGAGGTAACAGAAAAGAAGTCTGGACCTGCGTTCAACGAAGTTATGGGTTCGCATGTTGTCGCTGTGTTTAGTCGTAGCGAGTTGAAGGCTCGTTCGTATGCTGAGCGTCAAGGTATTCGTAAATGGTACACGGATGCACAGGCTTTGGTAGATGATCCTGACGTAAACGCAATTTATATCGCTACACCTCCTTCAGCACATGCTACCTTTGCTATCATGGCAATGCGTGCTGGAAAACCTTGTTATATAGAGAAGCCTTTGGCGGCTTCTTATGAGGATTGCGTACGTATTAATCGTGTGTCAGAACAGACGGGAGTACCTTGTTTTGTTGCTTATTACCGTCGTTATCTTCCTTACTTTAAGAAAGTAAAAGAGATTGTTGATAACGGTGAGATTGGTAAGATACTCACAGTACAAGTTCGTTTTGCTGTTCCTCCACGTGATTTGGACTATGAACAGAACGTACAACTGCCTTGGCGACTGCAATCACATATCTCAGGTGGTGGATATTTTTATGATCTTGCTCCTCACCAACTCGATTTATTGCAGAACATGTTTGGTGTTATTGTCAAGGCACATGGCTACACTGCTAATCGTGCAGGGCTTTACAACCTCGAAGATACAGTGAATGCTGTCTTCCGTTTCGAGAATGGTTTGACTGGTAGTGGTGCTTGGTGCTTTGCTGCCCATGAGAGTGCGCGTGAGGATCGTATAGAGATCTTTGGCTCAAAGGGTAGACTCTCGTTCTCTGTCTATACTTATGCGCCTATTCATCTTTGCACAAGTGAAGGCGAAAGAGATATTGATGTTGCTAATCCAGCTTATGTTCAGCTCCCAATCATTAAGTCCGTTATTGAAGATATGCAGGGATATGGCGCTTGTGATTGTACGAGTATCAGCGCAACACCAACCAACTGGGTGATGGATCGTATCCTTGGAAAGATATAA